One part of the Leucobacter triazinivorans genome encodes these proteins:
- a CDS encoding TRAP transporter small permease has translation MNTVTRVIRGATLAALALSGSILTLLVLLLVSNVVLRFFGIQILGLYEILTALTVVMLGMSLGDSQREKQHVAIDLLTSKFSQRVQDALAVIMTLLSIVVVAVVAVALARYARFQITAAAASEILRVPTWPALSALILGFALLAIVLLIDGTRRATSLLTGVRTKEIW, from the coding sequence ATGAACACCGTCACTCGCGTGATTCGCGGGGCGACGCTGGCGGCGTTGGCGCTCTCGGGCTCCATCCTCACCCTGCTCGTCCTCCTCCTCGTCTCCAACGTCGTGCTGCGCTTCTTCGGCATTCAGATCCTCGGACTCTACGAGATCCTGACCGCTCTCACCGTCGTGATGCTCGGTATGAGCCTCGGCGATTCCCAGCGGGAGAAGCAGCACGTCGCGATCGATCTCCTCACGTCGAAGTTTTCGCAGCGCGTGCAAGATGCACTCGCCGTCATAATGACTCTGCTCTCGATCGTCGTGGTCGCGGTCGTTGCGGTGGCCCTCGCACGATATGCACGATTCCAGATCACGGCGGCGGCTGCCTCCGAGATCCTGAGAGTCCCCACCTGGCCCGCGCTGAGCGCCCTCATCCTCGGGTTCGCGCTGCTCGCGATCGTGCTCCTCATCGACGGCACCCGCCGAGCCACCTCGCTGCTCACCGGGGTCAGGACGAAGGAGATCTGGTGA
- the dctP gene encoding TRAP transporter substrate-binding protein DctP, translated as MSARRRLTALALIASGALALTGCAGSSPDGDSGGEIKLTYAFFAPAASFPAVQMQEWADQLNAKTDGQVEVELFVGGTLLGAGDIYEGVSQGVVDVGLDSPAYDTSRFPLSSVINVPLGLTDPAVSSRVFLDLLTEFAPEEYQDYEVITAFTTEASYLQTLTPVTRRADLQGTTFRGTAATIPVLEELGTSPVGLPMNEVSEQLNTSVIDGYASSREVLKDFGLAESVTHITDYPIGISNSFVAVMDKAKFDALPEDVQDAIVDLREEMSQFAAEEHAAGIEASLAYAEEQGVETVDVDASDVAAWDSILEDRATAWVEANADAPFDAQAVLDRARELAAENG; from the coding sequence ATGTCCGCTCGACGCCGTCTCACCGCCCTCGCGCTCATCGCATCCGGCGCGCTCGCACTGACCGGGTGCGCAGGCTCATCCCCCGACGGCGACAGCGGAGGGGAGATCAAGCTCACCTACGCGTTCTTCGCCCCTGCCGCATCCTTCCCCGCCGTGCAGATGCAGGAGTGGGCCGACCAGCTGAATGCGAAGACCGACGGTCAGGTCGAGGTCGAGCTCTTCGTCGGAGGCACCCTGCTCGGTGCCGGCGACATCTACGAGGGCGTGAGCCAGGGCGTGGTCGATGTGGGCCTCGACTCGCCCGCGTACGACACCAGCCGCTTCCCGCTCTCGTCCGTCATCAACGTCCCCCTCGGGCTCACCGATCCGGCGGTCTCCTCCCGCGTGTTCCTCGACCTGCTCACCGAGTTCGCACCGGAGGAGTACCAGGACTACGAGGTCATCACCGCGTTCACCACTGAAGCCTCCTACCTGCAGACGCTGACTCCCGTCACCCGTCGCGCAGACCTGCAGGGAACCACGTTCCGAGGCACCGCGGCGACCATTCCGGTGCTGGAGGAGCTCGGGACCAGTCCCGTGGGGCTCCCGATGAACGAGGTCAGCGAACAGCTCAACACGAGCGTCATCGACGGCTACGCCTCTTCCCGCGAGGTACTGAAGGACTTCGGCCTCGCGGAGTCGGTGACCCACATCACCGACTACCCGATCGGGATCAGCAACAGCTTCGTCGCGGTCATGGACAAGGCGAAGTTCGACGCGCTGCCCGAGGACGTGCAGGACGCCATCGTCGATCTCCGAGAGGAGATGTCGCAGTTCGCCGCCGAGGAGCACGCTGCGGGCATCGAGGCATCCCTGGCGTACGCCGAGGAGCAGGGGGTCGAGACGGTAGACGTAGACGCATCCGACGTCGCGGCATGGGACAGCATCCTCGAGGACCGTGCGACCGCGTGGGTCGAAGCGAATGCCGATGCACCATTCGACGCCCAGGCGGTACTCGACCGAGCCCGCGAGCTTGCCGCCGAGAACGGTTGA
- a CDS encoding GntR family transcriptional regulator, giving the protein MSLAEPAGTRGSTSDLRDALRRAIACGEYAPGAKLVERELTLRYGAGRTAVRDALRHLAAERITVLTENRGARVRELSYAEAADIYQVRSVLEGLAGELFAVRGTPDEKKAFAESFVAVREAITNSEITEALLASDIYYAHLLRGARNTELNEIVERLHVRINQIRRVSLSMRERAQPTIEALQHIVDAVLVGDPAEARAACIEHIRASAAATLPVLAAREHGL; this is encoded by the coding sequence ATGTCGCTCGCCGAGCCCGCAGGAACCCGCGGATCCACCTCGGATCTTCGCGACGCACTCAGGCGCGCCATCGCGTGCGGGGAGTACGCGCCCGGCGCAAAGCTGGTGGAGCGCGAGCTCACCCTCCGGTACGGTGCAGGCCGCACCGCGGTGCGCGACGCGCTGCGTCACCTCGCGGCCGAACGCATCACTGTACTCACCGAGAACCGCGGCGCTCGCGTCCGCGAGCTCAGCTATGCGGAGGCGGCCGACATCTACCAGGTACGCAGCGTGCTCGAGGGGCTCGCCGGCGAACTCTTCGCCGTGCGCGGGACACCTGACGAGAAGAAGGCATTCGCCGAATCCTTCGTCGCAGTGCGCGAGGCGATCACGAACTCCGAGATCACGGAGGCACTCCTCGCCAGCGACATCTACTACGCGCACCTGCTGCGGGGAGCTCGGAATACCGAACTGAACGAGATCGTCGAGCGGCTGCACGTCCGCATCAATCAGATCAGGCGCGTATCGCTATCGATGCGAGAACGCGCTCAGCCCACCATCGAGGCCCTGCAGCACATCGTCGACGCCGTGCTCGTCGGCGATCCCGCGGAGGCGAGGGCGGCCTGCATCGAACACATCCGGGCCTCCGCTGCAGCGACACTTCCCGTACTCGCAGCGCGCGAGCACGGCCTCTGA
- a CDS encoding LysR family transcriptional regulator has protein sequence MLNFTLRQIEYFRAVALQGSISAAAEKERVSRSALAAAVSDLETALGCQLLTRQKAKGVVLTPFGAQLLEMSGDVIDRAERIATSLQGRDLAGRLGIGCFTSLGPTVVPALFDFFRKRHPDVTLQLHTGHADRLVELLRTGEIELAVGYGLSYASGIETEELYMDRMHVILPHGHRLASRPRVRAADLRDETLVLLDASPSPENVRSYFAGQGFLPKPAFRFQDYEVVRSLVARGIGYSIVIQRPASEHSYEGLGVVARPLDPVPFPTPVSCAWHAGRALTPLARGARSALRLLAKPPHESSLYQDGES, from the coding sequence TTGCTGAACTTCACGCTTCGGCAGATCGAGTACTTCCGTGCGGTAGCGCTGCAGGGGAGCATCAGCGCCGCGGCGGAGAAGGAGCGGGTCTCCCGCTCCGCGTTGGCGGCGGCGGTCTCGGACCTCGAGACCGCTCTCGGCTGTCAGCTGCTCACCCGCCAGAAGGCGAAGGGCGTCGTGCTCACGCCGTTCGGTGCGCAATTGCTCGAAATGAGCGGTGACGTCATCGATCGGGCGGAACGGATCGCGACCTCTCTGCAGGGGCGGGATCTTGCGGGGCGATTGGGGATCGGCTGTTTCACATCGCTCGGCCCGACCGTCGTGCCCGCGCTGTTCGACTTCTTCCGGAAGCGGCACCCCGATGTCACGCTGCAGTTGCACACGGGGCACGCGGATCGGCTCGTCGAGCTGTTGCGCACCGGCGAGATCGAGCTGGCGGTCGGCTACGGGCTGAGCTATGCGTCGGGGATCGAGACGGAAGAACTGTACATGGATCGCATGCACGTGATATTGCCGCACGGTCATCGGCTCGCATCACGTCCTCGCGTGCGGGCTGCGGACCTGCGCGACGAGACGCTCGTGCTGCTCGACGCCTCGCCGAGCCCGGAGAACGTCCGCAGCTACTTCGCGGGACAGGGCTTCCTTCCGAAGCCGGCGTTCCGTTTCCAGGACTACGAGGTCGTGCGGTCGCTCGTCGCGCGAGGCATCGGCTACTCGATCGTCATTCAGCGCCCGGCCTCCGAGCACTCCTATGAAGGCCTCGGAGTGGTCGCGCGCCCACTCGATCCGGTACCGTTCCCCACCCCGGTGTCCTGCGCCTGGCACGCCGGCCGAGCGTTGACGCCGCTTGCGCGCGGCGCGAGATCAGCCCTGCGTCTCCTCGCAAAGCCGCCGCATGAATCGTCCCTGTATCAGGACGGGGAGTCGTGA
- a CDS encoding TRAP transporter large permease: MNPETIALIGILLLFLLIALRMPIAFAMAGIGLLGMFMLTGAEASMQLIAGDVFRQFGTLSMAVVPLFIFMGQIVYHTGMSSKLFDASYKWFGALPGGLAATTLVSSAMFSAVSGSNSAGTATIGAIAMPEMKKYRYDRRFASGTVAIGGTLGILIPPSTALIIVAVQAEQSIATLFRASLFPAFVVTALLVATAFLRAGLTPSLAPRGPKYGWGERFRSLNGTVEIVILFGVSVIGMLVGWFTPTEAAGVGAFGAVAIGLITRQLTWEKFRIATVETLRITAFVVMLIVSAVIFGRFLTLTRLPFELAGWAADLPVAPVVVLLLVLGIYLVGGALMDGLGFLVLSIPLFYPLLETLGYNLIWATIVVVLVTTFGAVTPPVGVNAFIVAGIDRELSILDVFRGCLSYYLPYALAIAAFIIWPSLILFAV; this comes from the coding sequence GTGAACCCCGAGACCATCGCCCTCATCGGAATCCTTCTGCTGTTCCTCCTGATCGCTCTCCGAATGCCGATCGCGTTCGCGATGGCGGGAATCGGGCTCCTGGGCATGTTCATGCTCACCGGCGCAGAGGCGTCGATGCAGCTCATCGCCGGCGACGTCTTCCGGCAGTTCGGCACGCTCAGCATGGCGGTCGTCCCGCTCTTCATCTTCATGGGGCAGATCGTCTACCACACGGGGATGAGCTCCAAGCTGTTCGACGCGTCCTACAAGTGGTTCGGCGCTCTCCCGGGCGGGCTCGCCGCGACCACGCTCGTGTCGAGCGCGATGTTCTCTGCAGTATCGGGTTCGAACTCCGCAGGAACGGCGACGATCGGCGCCATCGCGATGCCCGAGATGAAGAAGTACCGCTACGACCGGCGCTTCGCGAGCGGCACCGTCGCCATCGGAGGCACCCTCGGCATCCTGATCCCGCCGTCGACCGCGCTCATCATCGTCGCGGTGCAGGCGGAGCAGTCGATCGCGACGCTGTTCCGTGCCTCGCTCTTCCCGGCCTTCGTCGTCACCGCCCTACTCGTCGCCACGGCATTTCTGCGGGCGGGCTTGACGCCCTCGCTCGCGCCACGCGGGCCGAAGTACGGCTGGGGCGAGCGCTTCCGCTCTCTGAACGGGACCGTCGAGATCGTGATCCTCTTCGGTGTCTCCGTCATCGGCATGCTCGTCGGTTGGTTCACACCGACCGAGGCCGCGGGTGTGGGCGCCTTCGGCGCAGTCGCCATCGGACTCATCACCCGGCAGCTCACGTGGGAGAAGTTTCGGATCGCAACCGTCGAGACACTGCGCATCACCGCGTTCGTGGTCATGCTCATCGTGTCAGCGGTGATCTTCGGACGATTCCTGACGCTGACGAGGCTGCCCTTCGAACTCGCCGGCTGGGCGGCCGACCTCCCCGTGGCGCCCGTCGTGGTGCTCCTGCTCGTGCTCGGAATCTATCTCGTCGGCGGCGCGCTCATGGACGGGCTCGGATTCCTCGTACTCAGCATTCCGCTGTTCTACCCGCTGCTCGAGACTCTGGGCTACAACCTGATCTGGGCGACCATCGTCGTCGTCCTCGTGACCACCTTCGGGGCGGTGACCCCACCCGTCGGCGTGAACGCGTTCATCGTCGCGGGCATCGACCGGGAGCTGAGCATCCTCGACGTGTTCCGGGGATGCCTCTCCTACTATCTGCCATACGCGCTCGCCATCGCCGCGTTCATCATCTGGCCATCG